The Impatiens glandulifera chromosome 3, dImpGla2.1, whole genome shotgun sequence genome contains a region encoding:
- the LOC124929823 gene encoding histone deacetylase HDT1-like, giving the protein MEFWGVEVKAGESVKVFDEKFSVIHISQAALGGDLNGEDKGLLIPLRVKIEGNTFIMGSLSVENFPQVFFDLVFDKEFELSHDSKHASVHFIGYKAMVDDDDFSSSDDSDQDDLIAAKTTTKDDVHTIEKLMGTVNGDKSTLPKVTEPEKKKKEGDKAIDEEEESDDDSEDESDSSEDEEEETTPIKSTHKMINEGDDHDSSDDDDDESSDDDDDDDIEDSEEEDDDEDIKTRAKEEEEEMMMMMKGTGGNKKKKKRSAESVSSILFSSKKAKSQTDQIGRKKGGGGRGGRGGGGRDRGKKSDVGKTPSSSSLNKSRF; this is encoded by the exons ATGGAGTTTTGGGGTGTGGAAGTTAAGGCTGGTGAGTCCGTTAAGGTCTTTGATGAAAAGTTTTCAGTCATACATATTTCTCAGGCGGCTCTAGGCGGCGATCTAAATGGAGAAGACAAGGGTTTATTAATCCCTCTTCGTGTAAAGATAGAAGGAAACACGTTCATTATGGGATCACTATCCGTCGAAAACTTTCCTCAAGTTTTCTTTGACCTAGTTTTCGATAAAGAGTTTGAATTGTCTCACGATTCCAAGCATGCCAGTGTCCACTTTATTGGATATAAGGCTATggtagatgatgatgatttttcATCATCTGATGATTCTGATCAGGATGATTTGATCGCAgcaaaaacaacaacaaaagatGATG ttcATACTATTGAGAAATTAATGGGTACCGTAAATGGGGACAAATCTACTCTGCCCAAAGTAACGGAGccagagaagaagaagaaagagggTGATAAg GCCATAGACGAGGAAGAAGAGTCGGATGATGATTCTGAGGACGAGTCAGACTCGTCAGAAGATGAGGAGGAGGAGACGACACCTATAAAATCTACTCATAAGATGATCAATGAGGGTGATGATCATGATAGctctgatgatgatgatgatgaatctTCAGatgat gatgatgatgatgatatcgaagattcagaagaagaagatgatgatgaggatATAAAGACGAGAGCtaaagaagaggaggaggaa atgatgatgatgatgaagggTACTGGTggtaataagaagaagaagaagagaagtgCCGAATCTGTTTCATCGATTCTATTCTCCTCTAAAAAGGCAAAATCTCAAACTGATCAAATAG gTAGAAAGAAGGGCGGCGGCGGCAGAGGCGGCAGAGGCGGCGGCGGCCGTGATCGTGGAAAGAAATCTGATGTTGGGAAgactccttcttcttcttctctcaacAAATCAAGGTTTTAA